One part of the Tunicatimonas pelagia genome encodes these proteins:
- a CDS encoding Dps family protein, whose amino-acid sequence METIDTGIQDTNRESVAYLLNMLLADEHVLYLKTHNYHWNVKGMHFQSLHRFFETQYQELEEIIDQVAERIRAIGHYATAAMKDYVKITRLLETNHEDGSAETMLQNLLQDHETIIRVLRKNLVEEADKYRDMGTSDFVTGLMEQHEKMAWMIRSYLG is encoded by the coding sequence ATGGAAACAATCGACACTGGGATACAGGATACCAACCGTGAGAGCGTCGCTTACTTGCTGAACATGCTATTGGCCGATGAGCATGTGCTTTACCTAAAAACCCACAACTATCATTGGAATGTGAAGGGAATGCACTTCCAATCGCTACACCGCTTTTTTGAGACTCAGTATCAAGAGCTGGAAGAGATTATTGACCAGGTTGCCGAACGCATCCGGGCCATCGGTCATTACGCTACGGCCGCCATGAAGGACTACGTGAAAATAACGCGCCTACTGGAAACCAATCACGAAGACGGTTCAGCCGAAACAATGCTTCAGAACCTTCTGCAAGATCACGAGACGATTATCCGGGTTCTTCGGAAAAACCTGGTGGAGGAGGCGGATAAGTACCGGGATATGGGTACTAGCGATTTTGTAACGGGGCTGATGGAACAGCATGAGAAAATGGCCTGGATGATTCGCTCGTATCTAGGATGA
- a CDS encoding sensor histidine kinase: protein MKHNQNINTQGHQYMHDLRNVIGSILSLSDLYSREVKRKVVGLSVNYPDLIRSQCQQARKLMDCFCEEQQNDEVRLPSPATKLELRPHDLVAYLAEKIVLFRATAAQHCLRFSSVLPDRALIVNMDSVQFDRILLNLFSNAVKFTPEGGSINLELSTERRNNQVCLRMSDTGIGISPAMLRYLFLQFTVASRPGLRNEPSQGLGLYTLRQLVSQHGGTISVASQLNQGTSFEIQLPALQRQN, encoded by the coding sequence ATGAAGCACAACCAAAATATCAACACCCAGGGGCACCAGTATATGCACGATCTGCGGAACGTGATCGGGAGCATACTTTCTCTGAGCGACTTATACAGTCGGGAGGTGAAACGAAAGGTAGTTGGCTTATCCGTTAACTATCCGGACCTGATTCGTAGCCAGTGCCAGCAAGCCCGAAAGCTGATGGACTGTTTCTGCGAGGAACAGCAAAACGATGAAGTACGACTACCCTCACCGGCGACCAAGTTGGAGCTCCGTCCCCATGACTTGGTCGCCTACCTGGCGGAAAAGATTGTCTTATTCCGGGCTACCGCGGCCCAACACTGCCTGCGTTTTTCATCCGTGCTACCTGATCGCGCTTTAATTGTCAACATGGACTCGGTACAGTTCGACCGCATACTACTTAACCTGTTCTCTAACGCGGTGAAGTTCACGCCTGAGGGCGGGAGTATCAATCTTGAGCTATCCACTGAGCGGCGAAACAACCAAGTGTGCCTCCGGATGAGCGATACGGGTATAGGAATTAGTCCGGCAATGCTACGCTATCTGTTCCTACAGTTTACCGTAGCGTCCCGTCCCGGTTTACGAAACGAACCTTCACAAGGGCTAGGTTTGTACACCCTTCGCCAGTTGGTGTCTCAGCATGGGGGCACTATTTCGGTAGCGAGCCAACTCAACCAGGGGACAAGTTTTGAAATACAGCTACCGGCTCTTCAAAGACAGAATTAG
- a CDS encoding nuclear transport factor 2 family protein produces MENLEETLDKIEVFQMAYKFADAANRKDGEMFQCLWDHQEAEWAIGPPINVSFSGREQMGTSLVHMLNRWEFFVQMVSGGVVEIHSTRAYARFYVHEVANARGGGGNNNLSMYEDELVKREGLWFFTKRTYHTVFQSAERQAGEVIAVPEIPTWIREASLASRQ; encoded by the coding sequence ATGGAAAACTTAGAAGAGACCCTCGATAAGATTGAGGTATTTCAGATGGCCTACAAATTTGCCGATGCTGCCAACCGTAAAGACGGCGAGATGTTCCAGTGCCTTTGGGACCATCAAGAGGCCGAATGGGCGATTGGACCGCCCATCAACGTTTCGTTCAGTGGCCGAGAGCAGATGGGAACCTCACTCGTCCACATGCTCAACCGCTGGGAGTTCTTCGTCCAAATGGTTTCCGGAGGCGTTGTGGAGATACATAGCACCAGAGCTTACGCCCGCTTTTATGTCCACGAAGTAGCCAATGCCAGAGGAGGAGGGGGAAACAACAATCTATCCATGTACGAGGACGAATTGGTTAAAAGAGAAGGCCTTTGGTTTTTTACCAAGCGCACCTATCATACCGTCTTTCAGTCCGCCGAACGGCAAGCAGGTGAAGTAATCGCCGTACCTGAAATCCCTACTTGGATACGGGAAGCTTCCCTGGCTAGCCGTCAGTGA
- a CDS encoding cupin domain-containing protein: protein MRKLLFLLLFILSFTIIHQTNAQKINEINQIKWEELEWEQLADKLYRKYVYGSQGMIAMFKMDKGAKVPIHKHPNEQLTYIVKGSVKVTMENQDYIVKAGEVLIIPPNVPHKFICLEDGTIDIDFFTPLRMDWLMGTDSYFKED from the coding sequence ATGAGAAAACTACTGTTTTTATTGCTGTTCATCCTCTCTTTCACCATAATCCACCAGACAAATGCTCAAAAAATAAATGAGATAAATCAAATAAAATGGGAAGAGCTCGAGTGGGAGCAATTAGCCGATAAACTATATCGAAAATATGTATATGGCTCTCAGGGCATGATTGCTATGTTTAAAATGGATAAAGGTGCAAAAGTTCCTATTCACAAACACCCCAATGAACAACTCACTTACATTGTTAAAGGATCGGTGAAAGTGACTATGGAAAATCAAGATTATATTGTTAAAGCGGGAGAGGTGTTAATCATTCCACCAAATGTACCGCATAAATTCATTTGCTTAGAAGATGGAACCATAGATATTGACTTTTTCACCCCTCTCAGAATGGATTGGCTTATGGGCACCGACAGTTACTTTAAAGAGGATTAA
- a CDS encoding dihydrodipicolinate synthase family protein, with amino-acid sequence MLKTILLASYAIVAFNFSLQAQGSARQQYVQKLYNGDPVPKLWVPLLSHFKEDGVTIDVNRTKKHLQNIAPNIGGVLIPGSTGEGWEMSLLEQLSLLKQVLPLLKEKRLLVSIGILRTSSEGVLIDLETVAKELMAWSGEENLDQALDFYHIKGFTICNPKGKSFSQHQLIAYWEQVLARNLPTIFYQLPQVTGNELNRTSLVYLSGKYPNLYMVKDTSGEDELAKARENYGDLFFVRGYEGKYYKQLKKNGGYYDGLLLGTANVFSKELSQVIELSENEAKRISIRLDKIIQPTFNKAGKVSYSNAFTITNKAFDHFKAYGMQYPKVEIQTLYNQRSIPLEIVLSAYHALAEAKIHPSGYLNK; translated from the coding sequence ATGTTAAAAACAATTCTATTAGCATCCTACGCTATTGTTGCCTTCAATTTTTCTTTGCAGGCGCAAGGCTCTGCTCGGCAACAATATGTGCAAAAGCTCTACAACGGTGATCCTGTTCCTAAACTCTGGGTACCTTTACTAAGTCATTTTAAGGAAGACGGTGTAACGATCGACGTAAACCGAACCAAGAAACATCTCCAGAATATTGCACCCAACATTGGAGGAGTTTTGATACCAGGATCTACCGGGGAAGGTTGGGAAATGAGTCTGCTCGAGCAACTATCACTTCTCAAACAAGTTCTGCCATTGCTTAAAGAGAAGCGTCTTCTCGTATCTATCGGTATTTTACGGACTTCATCAGAGGGTGTATTAATTGATTTGGAAACTGTAGCGAAGGAACTAATGGCTTGGTCAGGGGAAGAGAACTTGGATCAAGCACTGGACTTTTACCATATCAAAGGGTTTACTATTTGCAACCCAAAAGGAAAATCTTTTTCGCAGCACCAACTGATTGCATATTGGGAGCAAGTTTTGGCACGTAACCTACCTACTATTTTTTATCAACTACCTCAAGTTACTGGAAATGAATTGAATAGAACTTCTTTGGTCTACCTGTCCGGTAAGTACCCCAACCTCTACATGGTAAAAGACACCAGTGGTGAAGATGAGCTAGCAAAGGCGCGGGAAAACTATGGTGACTTATTTTTTGTGAGAGGATATGAAGGGAAATACTACAAGCAACTCAAGAAAAACGGCGGATACTACGACGGATTACTGCTTGGAACAGCAAACGTGTTTAGCAAAGAGCTGAGTCAAGTTATAGAACTATCTGAAAACGAAGCGAAAAGAATATCTATTCGTTTGGATAAAATCATTCAGCCAACTTTTAACAAAGCAGGCAAGGTATCATATAGCAATGCTTTCACGATCACTAACAAAGCATTCGATCACTTCAAAGCCTATGGAATGCAATATCCGAAAGTTGAAATCCAAACACTTTATAATCAGAGAAGCATTCCTCTAGAAATAGTACTATCGGCCTACCATGCACTTGCTGAGGCCAAAATTCATCCTTCTGGCTACCTCAATAAATAA
- a CDS encoding AraC family transcriptional regulator — translation MNIEALYRPFEIVYKTLDECPKTDHKHLFFELVYIVAGSGKQCINENTFAYKPGHLFLITPDDCHSFQIEETTEFFFLRFNNIYIKSKGFQAEDIKMLEYILQNASHQPGCILKNLSDKPLFKSLVEATISESVNRDIYNQDLIKQIVNTMIVLVARNIAKYLPMATSEATDKKALDILHYIQENICLPERLRVKYLSEHFGISKSYFGRYFKKITQQTYQEYVNQLRIKHVKARLQLSNLRINEIVDELGFTDVSHLNRFFKRYEKVSPTEFRKLDVKNETNSHQLGI, via the coding sequence ATGAATATCGAAGCACTATACAGACCTTTTGAAATAGTCTACAAGACGTTAGACGAATGTCCCAAAACAGATCACAAGCACCTATTCTTTGAGCTAGTGTATATCGTTGCAGGCTCAGGTAAGCAGTGCATCAACGAAAACACTTTTGCGTATAAGCCCGGGCATCTCTTTTTAATTACACCAGATGATTGCCATTCTTTTCAAATAGAAGAGACCACCGAATTCTTCTTCTTGCGATTCAACAATATCTATATCAAATCGAAAGGCTTTCAAGCAGAGGATATTAAGATGCTGGAGTATATTTTACAGAATGCCAGCCATCAACCCGGATGTATTCTAAAAAACTTGTCAGACAAACCCCTCTTCAAATCTTTAGTAGAAGCCACAATTTCAGAGTCTGTTAACCGTGACATTTATAACCAGGATTTAATCAAGCAAATTGTCAATACAATGATTGTGTTGGTGGCCAGAAATATTGCCAAGTATTTACCTATGGCTACCAGTGAAGCAACTGACAAAAAAGCGTTGGACATTCTACATTACATTCAAGAGAATATCTGTTTGCCTGAGAGGCTGAGAGTGAAATATTTGAGTGAGCATTTTGGAATATCTAAGTCTTATTTTGGCAGATATTTCAAGAAGATCACTCAACAGACCTACCAGGAATATGTTAATCAATTACGAATAAAGCATGTTAAGGCTCGCTTACAGTTAAGTAATTTGCGAATTAATGAGATTGTAGATGAGTTGGGCTTTACCGATGTAAGTCATTTGAACCGCTTTTTTAAAAGGTACGAAAAAGTTAGTCCGACAGAGTTTAGAAAACTGGATGTTAAGAATGAAACTAATAGCCATCAGCTCGGTATTTAG
- a CDS encoding Hsp20/alpha crystallin family protein: MAIIVRNTISPTWGDQFNQLILHDPMWKKMHPDRISPPANIITQEDRYEIELSVPGMNKEDIEIHIDRDVLHISGDHQEEAASAGRKYAHQEFAHTSFHRSFALPSHLEDNRIEARYDQGVLRVVLYEKEDTHHQGKKQIDVQ, translated from the coding sequence ATGGCAATTATTGTAAGAAACACTATTTCACCCACCTGGGGCGACCAATTTAATCAACTAATACTGCACGATCCCATGTGGAAAAAAATGCACCCTGATCGTATTTCGCCTCCTGCCAATATCATTACGCAAGAAGATCGCTATGAAATTGAGCTTTCCGTTCCTGGTATGAATAAGGAAGATATCGAAATACACATAGACCGCGATGTACTGCACATTTCTGGGGATCATCAAGAAGAAGCAGCATCGGCCGGTCGCAAGTACGCTCACCAAGAGTTTGCCCATACGTCCTTTCATCGTTCGTTTGCACTACCTTCCCACTTAGAAGACAATCGGATAGAGGCTCGCTACGATCAGGGGGTGCTTCGTGTAGTGTTATATGAGAAAGAGGATACCCATCATCAAGGAAAAAAGCAAATTGATGTTCAGTAA
- a CDS encoding NAD(P)-dependent oxidoreductase: MMKSICILGANGQTGQEIVKQALRKNYAVRGVVRRADSLSEYRDQIEVVEYSLDDPLSVQRAVTGADIVISAIGSGGGSEAAKPTELYSTSVRILLSAMRETGILRLLVLSSGGVDYDAQAPWYYRKFFRPWLMNTYMDMMKMETLLEAAPSELAWTIVRPTYLLNGSAKPYLVADRKVGRGNFKIHRTDVADFILKEIEQSEWLRRYPTLGYP; encoded by the coding sequence ATGATGAAAAGCATCTGTATTTTAGGAGCCAACGGGCAAACCGGTCAAGAGATCGTGAAGCAAGCCTTACGGAAAAACTACGCAGTACGCGGGGTAGTACGCCGCGCCGATAGTCTGTCGGAGTATCGTGACCAGATAGAGGTAGTTGAATATAGCCTTGATGATCCTCTATCGGTCCAACGGGCAGTTACCGGAGCCGATATTGTCATTTCAGCGATCGGCTCCGGTGGGGGATCAGAAGCAGCTAAGCCTACGGAATTGTACAGTACCTCGGTTCGCATACTTCTCTCGGCAATGCGGGAGACCGGGATTCTTCGTCTGTTAGTACTTAGCTCAGGCGGGGTGGACTACGATGCACAGGCTCCCTGGTACTATAGAAAGTTCTTCCGCCCTTGGCTGATGAATACCTATATGGATATGATGAAGATGGAAACACTGCTGGAAGCAGCCCCATCGGAACTAGCGTGGACCATTGTTCGGCCTACCTATCTACTCAACGGTAGTGCTAAGCCGTATCTGGTAGCCGACCGGAAAGTAGGAAGAGGTAACTTTAAAATTCATCGTACCGATGTGGCTGACTTTATACTTAAGGAAATTGAGCAGAGCGAATGGCTTAGGCGCTACCCCACCCTGGGGTATCCTTAG
- a CDS encoding NAD(P)-dependent alcohol dehydrogenase translates to MKRVQYQEYGGAEVMTLDNTPLPKMADDEVLIAVKAFSLNEIDWKVRSGSLRVVTGFSFPRGMGADLAGVVEKAGSQVDDLREGDEVVGWLDFKHAGSYAEYAVVKAENVVKKPASVPFAEAACLPMVGATARQALLREAKLKAGQTVLINGCTGGLGHYAVQIAKQQGAIVTGTCRSEHREAAQQLGVDDVVDYTQHDIRQYGKTYDVILDTSKHLPFTEAKLLLNSPGIYLNTQPGIPAFIGSFFNNLVSNKKNDVLGVTVQREDLLDLTERAAQQKLLTTIGKTFVFSDVIAAVTAAEQGELHVPGKIVVTLDPDV, encoded by the coding sequence ATGAAACGAGTGCAATACCAAGAATACGGTGGTGCTGAAGTCATGACGTTAGATAATACTCCTCTTCCAAAAATGGCTGATGATGAAGTTTTGATCGCAGTTAAAGCTTTTTCGCTCAACGAAATTGACTGGAAAGTACGCAGTGGAAGCTTACGCGTTGTGACGGGCTTCAGTTTTCCCCGGGGAATGGGGGCTGATCTGGCCGGTGTAGTAGAAAAGGCCGGAAGTCAGGTAGACGACCTGCGGGAGGGTGACGAAGTAGTCGGCTGGCTTGATTTCAAACACGCTGGTTCTTATGCTGAATACGCTGTAGTAAAAGCCGAGAACGTAGTCAAAAAGCCAGCATCCGTTCCCTTTGCCGAAGCAGCCTGTTTGCCCATGGTAGGAGCTACCGCCCGTCAAGCTCTGCTCCGAGAAGCTAAGCTTAAAGCGGGACAAACCGTACTGATTAATGGGTGCACGGGCGGACTAGGCCACTACGCGGTACAGATTGCCAAGCAACAGGGAGCCATCGTGACGGGTACTTGTCGAAGTGAGCACCGGGAAGCAGCTCAGCAATTGGGGGTTGACGATGTAGTGGATTATACGCAGCATGACATCCGGCAGTACGGCAAGACCTACGACGTAATTCTGGATACGTCGAAGCATCTCCCTTTCACCGAGGCCAAGCTGCTGCTTAACAGCCCCGGTATCTACCTTAATACCCAACCTGGAATACCCGCGTTCATCGGTAGTTTTTTCAATAACTTGGTGAGCAACAAAAAAAACGATGTGCTGGGAGTGACTGTACAGCGTGAAGACCTCCTTGATCTGACCGAACGGGCGGCTCAGCAAAAGCTTCTAACGACGATTGGCAAAACCTTCGTTTTTTCTGACGTTATCGCGGCAGTGACAGCCGCCGAACAAGGTGAGCTACACGTACCTGGCAAAATTGTCGTCACGCTTGACCCAGATGTATAA